In Chitinophaga oryzae, the sequence CCGGCGGAGTAAACTGTACAGGTCCGCATCCACAAATTTTCCCTTTTCAAAGAAAGCATCGCGCAGCATCCCCTCATGACGGAAGCCCAGCCGCCCCAGTAAACGGGAAGACGCGGCATTCAACGGGTCCACGAACGCTTCCACACGATTGAACTGCAGCTCCTGGTACACGAACTTCAACGCCAGCGGGATCGCCTCTGTCATTATGCCCCTGCCCCAGTATGCCGGTTGCAGATCATATCCCAGCTCTATCTTATAATGTGTTTTATTCCAGTGATGAAACCCGCAGGTACCTATGAGTTCATCTTTATCTTTAAAGGTGATGGCCCAGCGCATCCCTTCCTGTTTTTCCCAGCGTTCACGGAAAAAGGTAATGATCTGGGTCGCTTCTGTAATATTGGAAAAGGCGTCAATATCCATGTACCGGGTCACTTCTTCATTGGAAAAGAGGGAGAACAAGGCAGCGGTATCTTTTTCTGTAATCGGACGGAGCACCAGCTGTGCTGTGCTTAGGATGGGTTGTTGCATGATACGGTGCCTGTTTTTAGGTTGTTGCAAAACTAAACCAATTTGAAAATTTTTAAATTTTTAAATTTTCAAATTGAATGTTTTAATCTCGCTTTAATGCCCGCCAAAAGAAACATTCCTACTTTTGCACAGATCATAGTACGATAATACCTCAAGTATGAAAATATTGGTTGTAGAAGACGAATCCAAAGTAGGCGCCTTTATTAAGAGAGGACTGGAAGAACATCACCACCAGGTGGACGTGCACACGGACGGCCTGCAGGGCCAGCAAGCCGCACTGGAGCAGGACTATGACCTGATCATACTCGACATCATGCTGCCGGGCATTAACGGTCTCACTATTTGCAAACACCTCCGCATGCGCGACGTCACCGCCCCGGTACTGATGCTCACGGCCCTGAGCGCCACCCATGACATTGTAGACGGCCTCAACGCCGGCGCCGACGATTATCTCGCCAAACCTTTTCATTTCTCCGAGCTGGTGGCCCGCGTCAACGCCCTGTCGCGCCGTAAGAACAATTTCAAACAGGAAAAAGAAATACTCACGCTGGCGGACCTGCGGCTGGACACAACGTCTAAAACCGCCAGCAGGGAGGGGCAGGAGATCACGCTCACCGCCAAAGAATACGCCCTGCTGGAACTGCTGTTGAAAAATACCGGCAAAGTGCTGTCCCGCGCGCTCATCGCTGAGGCGGTATGGGGACTGGAATTCGATACCGGCACCAATACCATCGATGTATATGTCAACTATCTCCGTAATAAAATCGAAAAAGGCTTCAGCGGTGAAAAGCTGATCCATACTGTAGTCGGCATGGGATACGTCATGAAAGTTAAAAGCACCTGGCAGCCATAGCTATGAAGATAAGACACCGATTATCGCTTCAGTTTACCCTCATCACCGGTATCATTCTTACCGGTGTGTTCATCCTGATATACCTGCTGTCCGCCCAGTATATCCGGAACAGCTTCTATAAACTGCTGCAGGTAAGGGCGCTGGTCACCGCCCAGGTGTATCTCGAAAAAGATGAACTGACCAAAAAGAAATTCATCGAGATAGAAAAAAGCTACCGCCAGAGCATCCCCGATGAATCCAGCAACATCTACGACCAGGAAGACCAGCCCGTTTTCCTGGAGAAAATAAAGTACAGTTGGCCGCTCTCCCTGTTGAACACCATCCGCAAATCCGGTACCTACCGCTTTACTTTCAAGGAAAAGTATGGCGTGGGCATGTTCTACCCGGACAACCAGGGCGACTTTGTGGTGATCGTGACGGCCCGTAACAAAGCAGGCGAACAGCAACTGCAATATCTCGCGCTGATACTGATCATCATGCTCTGCGTATCGCTGATCGTTACTTTCCTCCTGGGCCAATGGTTTGCCAGCAAAGCGCTGCAGCCCATCCAAAGCATCAACAGGCAGGTGAAAAAAATACGTTCCAACAACCTGCACATGCGCGTGGAACAAGGACGCAACAAAGATGAAATCGACGAACTGGCCGGTAATTTTAATGAACTGCTGCAACACCTGGAACAGGCTTTTGAAATGCAGCGTTCCTTCGTGTCCAACGCCTCTCATGAACTAAGAACGCCGCTGACAACGATCATCGGTGAGATAGAAGTCACCCTGCACCGGGAGCGCGACAAAGCGGAATACATCTCCACGCTGGGCACCGTGCTGGACGAGTCGGAGAAACTGAAACTGATCACCGACGGGCTCCTACAGCTCACCCGCGTAGACGTGATCCTTACCCCGGCCAATACCGAACAGATACGGCTCGACGAACTGTTGTGGGAGATCCGGGAACACTGGCAATATAAAACCCCTTCCCATCAGGCAGACGTAGTCATGAGCAACCTGCCCGATGACGCTTCCCGGCTGGCTATCCGCGGCAACCGCCCGCTGCTGATGCTGGCATTACAGAACGTTGTCCGCAACGCCTTCAAGTTTTCGTATAACCAGCCTGTGAGCCTCCGCCTGAGCTACGATGCTGACTGCATTGTTATCTCCGTCAGCGATAAAGGCATCGGCATCGCTCCCGATGAACTGGACAAAATATTCCTGCCGCTTTACCGTGCCGGTAACGCCTATACGTTTTCAGGATATGGTATCGGTCTGGCCATGGCCCAGCGTATCTTTCAGCTCCATCAGGCTACCATTGCCGTCAGCAGTGTGCCGGGAGAAGGCACCACCTTTAACATCTTTTTCCCCACAACTGCCAAAATCTAATTTGGTTTTAACATCGTTCTAATGAGTGCCTAATAGCCTGTCGTCATCTTTGCAACGAAAATTAAAGTTGTATGACGATCAGACTAGCCTTACAAGCCTTCCCTGTACTGATGGGCGTCCTATGGAGCTGCTGCGTGCATGCGCAGCCGTTGGATACCCTCAAACTTACCCTGCCGGCGGCCGAAACGCAGCTCCTTCAGAAAAACATCCCGCTGCTGGCGCAGAAATTCAACATCGATGCGGCCAAAGCAGCCGTGCTCACCGCCCGCCTGTGGGACAATCCCCAGGTGACCGTTGAAAATGTACTGTATAACCATACCACCAAAAAGTGGTTCGATTTCTCCTACGAAGGACAAAACACGCTGCAGGTACAGCAGCTGTTCAAGATTGCCGGTCAGCGCAACAAAGCGGTAAAGCTGGCGCAAAGCAGCGTACGGATGACGGAATACCAGTTCTTCGATCTGCTGCGCACCCTCCGTTTTTCCCTGCACGACAATTTCTATGATCTCTACTACAAACAGCGGTCCCTCCAAACTTTCGGCCGCCAGATCGCTTTCCTGCAGCAGATCGTCAAAGTATTCGAACAGCAGAAGGCCCTGGGCAATATCGCTCCCAAAGAGATCATCCGTATCAGATCTTTGCTGTACGACCTGCAGCACGACGCGCTGGAACTGGAAAAGGATATTCAGCAGACGCAGTCCGACCTGGCGCTGCTGATACGTGTGCCCGCCACCGTCAGTATTCAGCCGCAGCTGCCGGACCCTTTGCCACAGCTGTCAGCAGGCGCCCTGTCGTATCAGGCCCTGCTGGATACCGCTAAAGCCAACCGTTACGATCTTAAAATAGCGCTGGAAAATGTGCAGTACAACCATATGAACCTCCGCCTGCAACGGTCACTCGCCGTGCCCGATGTACAGCTGGGTTTCTCCTATGATAAGCAGGGCAACTTCGAAAGAAATTACAACGGCCTTAACCTCTCTATGCCGCTGCCTTTCTTTAACCGTAACCAGGGCAATATTAAAATGGCCAAAGCCGAACTGGAAAACAGCAAGCTGCAGCTCAACGGCACACAGGACCAGCTGGAGCATGATGTTATGAACAGTCTGCAACAGGCGCTGAAAACGGAAAAGCTGTTGCAGGATTTCGATCCGGGGTTTGAAAAAGAATACACCGCCATGATGCACGAAGTGGAAAAAAATTACGGGCTGCATCATCTCGGGTTACTGGAGTTCATAGACCTGTACGACGCCTACCGTAATAACGTGCTTAAAATGAATGAGCTTAAATACGACCGACTCAATGCGCTGGAGCAAATCAACTTCGCTACCGGGGCCTCCATCTTTCATCTTTGATCCAATTACACCAGCATCATGCAATACATTAAAAAGCTTTATATACCTGCAGCTGTTTTTATGATAACCATTCAGGGCATTATCCTCACCGGCTGCGGCAGCAAAGCGGCTCCTGAACAGACGGCCCGCTGGGTACTCAGTGATTCGCTGCTACGCACGCTGGTGGTGGATACTGCCACCACCGTCTCCGCCGATAACGAAATGCTGCTGACCGGAAAGATCAGTGAAAACGAAGACAAAACCGCCCGTATCTTCCCGATGGTCAGCGGTATCGTCAGCGAAGTGAAAGTGCATTCCGGCGATTTTGTTCAGAAAGGCCAGGTGCTCGCCGTGATCAAAAGCCCTGAAATGGCAGGCTTTACCGCGGATCAGCGTATAACCGCCAGCGATATGGCTACCGCCAAACGCAACATGGAAGTGGCGGAGTCTTTCTACAAAAGCGGGTTGAACTCGCAGAAGGACTATGAGGAAGCCAAAAGCAACTACGATAAGGCCGTTGCGGCTTACAACAAATCCAGCGCCGTACTGGAGATCAACGGCGGCGCGCATCAGACCAGCTACATGGTGAAAGCGCCGGTGCCCGGGTTCGTAATCAGCAAACGGGCAGCCGAAAGTATGCAGTGGCGGCCGGACAACTCCGATCCCATTTTTGTAGTGGCCGATCTGAAAGACGTCTGGGCCATGATCAATATCTTTGAATCCGATATTTCCGGTATCCGGGAGGGCGATCCGGTGGAGATGTCCACCCTTTCGTATCCCGATAAAACCTTTATCGGCAGAATAGACAAGATCTACAACGTACTGGACCCCGAGACCAAGGTGATGAAAGCCCGGGTGGTAGTGGACAATCCCGGCTATTTCCTGAAACCGGAGATGTTTGTGCGCGCCAAAGCCAAACGCCACGCAGACTTCAACATGGTGAGCATCCCTTCCCGCGGTATCATCTTTGACCATGATAAATACTATGTGCTGGTGCTGACAACAGCCAGGCCTGGCGTAGCCATCCGCGAAATACAAATCGCCAGAACAGTGGATAACCGTACCTATATCGCCTCCGGGTTAAAAGAAGGGGAACGTATCGTCGCTTCCCGCCAGGTATTTATTTATGACACACTGACCGACCAGCAGTAAACCCTAAAGGCCAGCATTATGAACAGATTCATTAAGCAGCTACTTGCTTTTTCCCTGAAGAATAAATATTTCATCTTTTTTGCTGCAGGCATTATGGCCGTGGCGGGCTATGTCAGCTTCAAACAGATAGGGGTGGACGCTTTCCCGGATGTGACCAATACCACGGTGACCATCATCACCCAATGGCAGGGCCGCAGTGCTGAAGAGGTGGAGAAATTTGTGACCCGTCCCATCGAAATAGCCATGAACCGGGCGCAGAAAAAAACGCATATCCGCTCGTCGTCCCTGTTCGGGTTGTCTGTCGTGAAAGTGATCTTCGACGACGAGGTGGATGACACGTTTGCCCGGCAGCAGATCAATAACAACATCGCTTCGGCCAGCCTGCCCGATGGCGTAGAACCGGAGATCCAGCCGCCCTACGGGCCTACCGGGGAGATTTACCGTTACACGCTGGAGAGCAGCAAACTCAATATCGAACAGCTGAAGACGCTGCAGGACTGGGTGGTGGAACGTAACCTGCTGGCCGTACCCGGTGTGGCCGACATTGTGAGTTTCGGCGGCGAAGTGAAAATTTACCAGGTGACCATGAACCCGGACAAGGCCGTACAATACGACATTACCGCGCAGGAAATGTTCCAGGCGCTCTCCAAGAGTAATATCAACGTAGGCGGTGATGTGATCGTAAAAAATGCCCAGGCATACGTGGTACGCGGCATTGGCGTGCTGAACAACGTTGAGGAAATTAAAAATGTGATCGTGGACCATATCGGTGGTACGCCTATCCTCGTAAAGGACGTGGCCGATGTGTCCATCGCTGCATTGCCCCGCCTGGGGCAGGTGGGCCGTGACAGTGATCACGATGTGGTGGAAGGGATTGTGGTGATGCGCAAAGGAGAGAACCCCGCCAACGTGATCGTGGAACTGAAAAAAAAGATAGCCACGCTGAATACCCGCATCCTGCCGGATGATGTGAAGATCAAGACCTTCTATAACCGGGAAGACCTCATCGATTTCTCCACGCATACGGTGCTGCACAATATGATCGAAGGCATCATCTTCGTTACGGTGATTGTTTTCATTTTCATGGCCGACTGGCGTACGACCATAATTGTTTCCGTGGTGATACCGCTGTCATTGCTGTTTGCTTTCATCTGCCTGAAGTTAAAGGGGATGAGCGCCAACCTGCTGTCGATGGGCGCTATCGACTTTGGTATCATTATAGACGGCGCCGTGGTGATGATGGAAGGAATCTTTGTGATGCTGGACAGGAAAGCGCACCAGGTGGGCATGGAGCGGTTCAACCGCCAGAGCAAGCTGGGTATGATCCGTAAAGCCTGCATGGAAAACGGTAAAGGTATTTTCTTCGCCAAGCTGATCATCATCACCGGCTTGCTGCCCATTTTCACTTTTGAAAAAGTGGAGGGAAAAATGTTCTCTCCGCTGGCATGGACACTGGGCTTTGCGCTGCTGGGAGCGCTGATACTGACATTTACGCTGGTGCCCGCTATGGCGAGCGTGTTGCTGCGCAAAAATGTGAAAGAGAAGCATAATTTCTTCCTTGCCTTTATACACCGTTCCACTTCCCGCATCTTTAACTATACATTTCATCACCGCCGGGTAGTATTTATCTTTTCTATGATCGTGCTGGTTGCCGGCCTGTACTGCTTCCGGTTCCTGGGAACGGAGTTCCTGCCGCAGCTCAATGAAGGCGCTATCTATATCCGGGCCACGGGCCCGCTGAGCACTTCCCTGGAGGAATCGGTGAAAGTGGCTGATGAAATGCGCAGGAAAATTTTGACGTTCCCTGAAGTAAGACAGGTAATGTCACAAACAGGCCGTCCCAATGATGGCACCGATGCTACGGGCTTTTATAATATCGAGTTTCATGTGGACATCTATCCGCAGGACCAGTGGAAGAGCGGGATCTCCAAAGAAGAACTGATTCACCGGATGAATGCGAAGCTGGACGGTACGCCCGGCGTAACGCTTAATTTCTCGCAGCCTATCATGGACAATGTGGAGGAGGCTGTCTCAGGGGTGAAAGGTTCCATTGTGGTGAAGCTCTTTGGCGATGATTTTAAGACAGTGGAAAAGCACGAAGAGCAGATAGAGAAAATCCTCAAAACCGTCAGGGGCATTGAGGACCTGGGTATCCTGCGCAATATTGGCCAGCCGGAGCTGCGCATCAACCTGAATCAACAGAAGATGGCGCTCTATGGCGTTACTACGGAGGATGCCAACTCCGTGATAGAAATGGCGATAGGTGGTAAAGCGGCTACCAAAATATATGAAGGCGAAAAGAATTTTGACCTGCGTATCCGTTACCCTGAGAGCTTCAGGGAGAATGAGGTCGCCATTGGCAACCTGACGATCCCTACTTTGCGGGGCAACAAAATTCCGCTGAAGGAAATTGCGGAGATCAGT encodes:
- a CDS encoding GNAT family N-acetyltransferase — translated: MQQPILSTAQLVLRPITEKDTAALFSLFSNEEVTRYMDIDAFSNITEATQIITFFRERWEKQEGMRWAITFKDKDELIGTCGFHHWNKTHYKIELGYDLQPAYWGRGIMTEAIPLALKFVYQELQFNRVEAFVDPLNAASSRLLGRLGFRHEGMLRDAFFEKGKFVDADLYSLLRREYDRETIWQ
- a CDS encoding response regulator transcription factor; its protein translation is MKILVVEDESKVGAFIKRGLEEHHHQVDVHTDGLQGQQAALEQDYDLIILDIMLPGINGLTICKHLRMRDVTAPVLMLTALSATHDIVDGLNAGADDYLAKPFHFSELVARVNALSRRKNNFKQEKEILTLADLRLDTTSKTASREGQEITLTAKEYALLELLLKNTGKVLSRALIAEAVWGLEFDTGTNTIDVYVNYLRNKIEKGFSGEKLIHTVVGMGYVMKVKSTWQP
- a CDS encoding sensor histidine kinase; the protein is MKIRHRLSLQFTLITGIILTGVFILIYLLSAQYIRNSFYKLLQVRALVTAQVYLEKDELTKKKFIEIEKSYRQSIPDESSNIYDQEDQPVFLEKIKYSWPLSLLNTIRKSGTYRFTFKEKYGVGMFYPDNQGDFVVIVTARNKAGEQQLQYLALILIIMLCVSLIVTFLLGQWFASKALQPIQSINRQVKKIRSNNLHMRVEQGRNKDEIDELAGNFNELLQHLEQAFEMQRSFVSNASHELRTPLTTIIGEIEVTLHRERDKAEYISTLGTVLDESEKLKLITDGLLQLTRVDVILTPANTEQIRLDELLWEIREHWQYKTPSHQADVVMSNLPDDASRLAIRGNRPLLMLALQNVVRNAFKFSYNQPVSLRLSYDADCIVISVSDKGIGIAPDELDKIFLPLYRAGNAYTFSGYGIGLAMAQRIFQLHQATIAVSSVPGEGTTFNIFFPTTAKI
- a CDS encoding TolC family protein, which encodes MTIRLALQAFPVLMGVLWSCCVHAQPLDTLKLTLPAAETQLLQKNIPLLAQKFNIDAAKAAVLTARLWDNPQVTVENVLYNHTTKKWFDFSYEGQNTLQVQQLFKIAGQRNKAVKLAQSSVRMTEYQFFDLLRTLRFSLHDNFYDLYYKQRSLQTFGRQIAFLQQIVKVFEQQKALGNIAPKEIIRIRSLLYDLQHDALELEKDIQQTQSDLALLIRVPATVSIQPQLPDPLPQLSAGALSYQALLDTAKANRYDLKIALENVQYNHMNLRLQRSLAVPDVQLGFSYDKQGNFERNYNGLNLSMPLPFFNRNQGNIKMAKAELENSKLQLNGTQDQLEHDVMNSLQQALKTEKLLQDFDPGFEKEYTAMMHEVEKNYGLHHLGLLEFIDLYDAYRNNVLKMNELKYDRLNALEQINFATGASIFHL
- a CDS encoding efflux RND transporter periplasmic adaptor subunit; translation: MITIQGIILTGCGSKAAPEQTARWVLSDSLLRTLVVDTATTVSADNEMLLTGKISENEDKTARIFPMVSGIVSEVKVHSGDFVQKGQVLAVIKSPEMAGFTADQRITASDMATAKRNMEVAESFYKSGLNSQKDYEEAKSNYDKAVAAYNKSSAVLEINGGAHQTSYMVKAPVPGFVISKRAAESMQWRPDNSDPIFVVADLKDVWAMINIFESDISGIREGDPVEMSTLSYPDKTFIGRIDKIYNVLDPETKVMKARVVVDNPGYFLKPEMFVRAKAKRHADFNMVSIPSRGIIFDHDKYYVLVLTTARPGVAIREIQIARTVDNRTYIASGLKEGERIVASRQVFIYDTLTDQQ
- a CDS encoding efflux RND transporter permease subunit → MNRFIKQLLAFSLKNKYFIFFAAGIMAVAGYVSFKQIGVDAFPDVTNTTVTIITQWQGRSAEEVEKFVTRPIEIAMNRAQKKTHIRSSSLFGLSVVKVIFDDEVDDTFARQQINNNIASASLPDGVEPEIQPPYGPTGEIYRYTLESSKLNIEQLKTLQDWVVERNLLAVPGVADIVSFGGEVKIYQVTMNPDKAVQYDITAQEMFQALSKSNINVGGDVIVKNAQAYVVRGIGVLNNVEEIKNVIVDHIGGTPILVKDVADVSIAALPRLGQVGRDSDHDVVEGIVVMRKGENPANVIVELKKKIATLNTRILPDDVKIKTFYNREDLIDFSTHTVLHNMIEGIIFVTVIVFIFMADWRTTIIVSVVIPLSLLFAFICLKLKGMSANLLSMGAIDFGIIIDGAVVMMEGIFVMLDRKAHQVGMERFNRQSKLGMIRKACMENGKGIFFAKLIIITGLLPIFTFEKVEGKMFSPLAWTLGFALLGALILTFTLVPAMASVLLRKNVKEKHNFFLAFIHRSTSRIFNYTFHHRRVVFIFSMIVLVAGLYCFRFLGTEFLPQLNEGAIYIRATGPLSTSLEESVKVADEMRRKILTFPEVRQVMSQTGRPNDGTDATGFYNIEFHVDIYPQDQWKSGISKEELIHRMNAKLDGTPGVTLNFSQPIMDNVEEAVSGVKGSIVVKLFGDDFKTVEKHEEQIEKILKTVRGIEDLGILRNIGQPELRINLNQQKMALYGVTTEDANSVIEMAIGGKAATKIYEGEKNFDLRIRYPESFRENEVAIGNLTIPTLRGNKIPLKEIAEISHIVGPSMIYRDKHQRYGAIKFSVRGRDLGSTIAEAREKVNAQVALPKNYFLEWAGDFENQQRATQRLMQVVPISLLLIFLFLFILFGRMKDALLVLNNVPFAIIGGIFSLWLTGVNFSISAGIGFIALFGICVQNGVILLTKFKTNIRSIHPYSDASLAVAIREGVESRIRPVIMTAMMAAIGLLPAAMSHGIGAETARPLARVVIGGLITDTLFNLFIFPIVFYWVYRRTLRKAGA